Below is a genomic region from Salvelinus fontinalis isolate EN_2023a chromosome 38, ASM2944872v1, whole genome shotgun sequence.
AGGGCAGCGTCCTGGGATAGATGACTTCCCCGTGGCTCCTACCTGCTCTATTCTTTTCTCCTCCCTCTGCTGTGGGATACTGCCTGGGGGATTCCCAGCTAGCGGTCGTACATCTCCTTCATCTCTTTCAGGATCTTGATGCTCTCACTATACCTCAGCTGATTCTTGTTGGACGCTTCTTTCCATCTGAACAGTTATGTATATTAATAAGATTGATCGCAGCTAGATAAACAATGTTTACATTGGGAAAAAAGTTGATACAAATTCTGTCACAATCAACATTACATTCGGTTCAATAGTTGATATTTGACTCCACAATCTATTCATGTCAACAAAGTTAGCTTTTGTGATTAGACTTACTTTTGTCTGATCTTTTTCCAGCGTTCTATGTGGTTGTATATGAGGGGACCAGACACAAGAGCTGTATCTGTAGACTGGTGACAAAGACACGACAGGTTGAAGCAATCAACCGTTTTACTGTGGCAAATATGAAAATGATGGCTAGGCGTAGCAGATGTTATACAGTACCTTGCTGACGATAGGCTTTTCTGTGGGCGGGATCCTCAGATTGACAGGATCTCCAGAAGGGTTGAGAGGACAGGAGGTGGGCGGAGGAAGGCGATACACATTCTGTCCCTTACCATTGAGCATGTCTGCAGCCTGGCAAGATGCAGGTAAAAAGTGAGAAAACAAATATGGACAGAGAGCAcaaatgaaaaatatatatttatgccCACATTGTGGGCATCTTTGTCCTGCTTTTTGGTTGTGAGCTTACCTCCTCTTCCCCCATGCTGTGTGGGGGGCTTGGGGATGCAGCTCTCTCTCTGACCGCCGGGTTGTTCCTCATCCAGGCCCGGCAAATGGGGTAAAGTGGGGTACTGGTGGAGTACTGGGCCAGGTCCACACTGCGGTCAAACAACTTGATAATGTAGGCATCTAGCAGAGAGGGAGGATAACAAATGATTGTATATGTAGGTGAATATCTAGAGCTTGAAGGGTAgtcagtgagtgagagagaaaaggttTTTAAAAGTCAAACGATCTGTGTTTGGCAGGGGATTGACATCTGCAGCGGACTTACTTTGTTTATGTTGGTTACTCTCTGTTAAGCTATCATCCATCTCTTTCCGTTTCTTCCTCCGGTGCTGTGGGAACCGTGACGATGGCCTATAACATCAACGATGAGGGAAAGGGGACAGGTCAAGGCCTTTCAGTGtctaacagccacacagtcagATGTGTTTAAAAAACTCAAATAAGGCTTACCGCTTCCCAGCAG
It encodes:
- the lin37 gene encoding protein lin-37 homolog isoform X2, whose product is MHHVKIKTEKPEGSGARSRLDAVLQGLVEKSDSEREQNEDETKMAEESLSKDVSPSSAGKRPSSRFPQHRRKKRKEMDDSLTESNQHKQNAYIIKLFDRSVDLAQYSTSTPLYPICRAWMRNNPAVRERAASPSPPHSMGEEEAADMLNGKGQNVYRLPPPTSCPLNPSGDPVNLRIPPTEKPIVSKSTDTALVSGPLIYNHIERWKKIRQKWKEASNKNQLRYSESIKILKEMKEMYDR
- the lin37 gene encoding protein lin-37 homolog isoform X1; its protein translation is MHHVKIKTEKPDAEGSGARSRLDAVLQGLVEKSDSEREQNEDETKMAEESLSKDVSPSSAGKRPSSRFPQHRRKKRKEMDDSLTESNQHKQNAYIIKLFDRSVDLAQYSTSTPLYPICRAWMRNNPAVRERAASPSPPHSMGEEEAADMLNGKGQNVYRLPPPTSCPLNPSGDPVNLRIPPTEKPIVSKSTDTALVSGPLIYNHIERWKKIRQKWKEASNKNQLRYSESIKILKEMKEMYDR